The proteins below come from a single Roseiflexus sp. RS-1 genomic window:
- a CDS encoding ABC transporter permease, whose product MATTTSAPAAPGALDRLQTRSEGQWAVVFRRFRRHRLAMVSLAVLILIFTASILAPWIAPFPRDDIGLNRTRLPPMSADPATGQLHILGTDHLGRDFFTRVIYAARVSLMVAVSVTTLVAIIGTTLGLLAGFFGSWVDNTISRIMEFVATIPDLPILLILSAIMIQNADLIVLPSWIIGPVAWIMAVPNREATQVALLILVLASLGWVGVARLMRGMVLQVREMQYIESARALGGSNAWILLKHVFPNAFPPLIVAFTLGLNGALVSEVAISFLGFGVQDPTPTWGNMMGFATSYMFNHPWMPLIPGLPIFLCSLAFNFIGDGLRDALDPRLKL is encoded by the coding sequence ATGGCCACGACAACATCGGCGCCAGCGGCGCCTGGCGCGCTTGATCGGTTGCAGACGCGCTCTGAAGGACAGTGGGCGGTTGTCTTCCGCCGGTTTCGCCGGCACCGACTGGCAATGGTCAGTCTTGCCGTTTTGATCCTGATCTTTACCGCTTCGATCCTGGCGCCCTGGATCGCTCCTTTCCCGCGTGACGATATCGGCTTGAACCGCACCCGCCTCCCGCCAATGAGCGCTGACCCGGCCACGGGTCAACTCCATATCCTTGGCACCGACCACCTGGGGCGCGATTTCTTCACCCGCGTAATCTATGCAGCACGGGTGTCGCTCATGGTGGCGGTTTCGGTCACGACGCTGGTGGCGATCATTGGTACAACCCTTGGCTTGCTGGCGGGGTTCTTCGGCAGTTGGGTCGATAATACAATCAGCCGTATCATGGAGTTTGTCGCAACGATCCCCGATCTGCCGATCCTGCTGATCCTCAGTGCAATCATGATCCAGAATGCTGACCTGATCGTTCTCCCGTCCTGGATCATCGGTCCGGTCGCCTGGATCATGGCAGTGCCCAACCGCGAGGCGACGCAGGTGGCATTGCTGATCCTGGTGCTCGCGTCGCTCGGTTGGGTCGGTGTGGCGCGTCTGATGCGCGGCATGGTGCTTCAGGTGCGCGAAATGCAGTACATCGAGTCGGCGCGCGCCCTCGGCGGCTCGAATGCGTGGATCCTGCTCAAGCACGTCTTCCCGAATGCCTTCCCGCCGCTGATCGTGGCGTTTACCCTTGGTCTCAATGGCGCGCTGGTGAGCGAAGTGGCAATCAGTTTCCTCGGTTTCGGCGTGCAGGACCCGACGCCGACCTGGGGGAATATGATGGGGTTTGCAACCAGTTATATGTTCAATCATCCGTGGATGCCGCTCATCCCCGGTTTGCCGATCTTTCTCTGTTCGCTGGCGTTCAACTTTATCGGTGATGGATTGCGCGACGCTCTCGATCCGCGCTTGAAACTGTAA